Within the Salarias fasciatus chromosome 2, fSalaFa1.1, whole genome shotgun sequence genome, the region TGCCTCTTTTTATTTATCCCCCTCTTGTGCTTTCTATTGTTGTGGAAATATTCAGTTAGAATCTTTGAAGTTATTTCCTGTCGAAAAATACAATCGTTTCCTGAGACAGGCGAAGACATACCCACATTCTTTTGCGTCTGTGTACATGGGTGTcagtgtgcgcgcgtgtgtgtgcgtgactgtgtgtgtgtttcttttttgccGAGAAAGAGGAAGACTGTAAGTCATAAAGGTTAGAGGCTGGCGAGCGCCGCTATCAGTCTGAGGAAGAAAGCAGCAAATCCGAGCGGTTTGCCTGCCAGAGCTCGGCTCCCTGAGCGGCGAGAATCAGATGAGAGGCTGGTCGGCCGCCTTACCTGCGCTCCCAAACTACGGCACGCAGAGAGCCGACAGAAAGCCCGGCCTGCAGTGAAAGCTCAGAGAACAGAGGCAGAGGATGGAAAACCTGTCAGTGTACCACGGACCCATCGGGAAGCAGGAGGGCGAGCGGCGGCTGGCGCAGGACGGGCGGGAGGGCAGCTACCTGGTCCGAGACAGCGACTCGGTGCCGGGCGTGTTCTGCCTGTGCGTGCTGTGAGTATCAACCCAACCCGTTTGTTCTGCTGCCAAACCTGTCACCTCGTTTTCTGCTGCCATACACGCTATCGACCGAGAAAACAAAGGCAAACCCGGAGCAGCGAGCGTCCGGCAGGCCTTCCCCGACACCTGGAGGTCCAGGAGAGGCCTCTTCCCAGCACCGGCCTCTTTTCTCTTATCACTTTCacttttgccaaaaaaaaaaacagtcaaataactatagatttaattaaaacacaGTCTAAGAACCGACGCTGTGAAAATGCAGCCCGCAGCTCTGGGGCCTTTCTGAAGCTTTCTCTGAATTATGGGtcaataaacttttttttttttttttaaatcagacctTTAAAACTGTGTTTGAAGGAACAAATGTGACTCTTGAAAGTAAAAGTGGTTCAGTGGACCGTCAACCAAAATGCGTATCACATCCTAACATGTCTCCCAACGACAAAACAGGCTCTGGTGAATCTGCTACgcgagaaaaagagaagaagctttaaaactgcagaaacaaccaaaatgatcaaaacagCCAAAtgactggttctgctgaacagaaagaaaaaagaaaagaggcttAAACACCCCAACGTGCAAACGACTTGCTAAAAGAGCAAAGAAATGACTTTGACAGCAGCTAAAACCACCGGAGCTGCTAAGATGTCAGCAGTTTCTGAACGTAGTTTTAAATTTCATCAATGCAACGTGAAATGCAGTTTgggtaaaacatgcaaaaacttCAGCGCtgaacatgttttgtggctccgGATCAAGAGATATAAGTCTTTCAATCATAAAGGTCGCAGACCCCTGGCATTGAAGATGTTTAAAGATGATGAATAAAATGTCTGTGGCAGACGGTAAACACTTAACAGACATACAGAACGAGAGCCGGAGAGACGTTCTGTTGACAGCAAGTGGAAAAAACTCCGCTCCTGGTGTCAGGGGTTCAACGTGGTTCAGACATCTCCACTGCCGCAAAAGTGGTTTTGGTCAAtagaacaaacagaaaaacagcgtTCGACTCCGTTAGAGAGAGCCACACTTCAAAAACAACCTCAGAAGACGAGCTGGAGGGAAACCAACTTCAGAAATGAGCGTTTTCGAAGGAGCAGTGATAGCAGGGCCCCACGGAGCAGGAGCCGCAGGTCtaaggcctttctgtgtgtgtgtgtgtgtgtgtgtgtgcaggtccaACGGATACGTCTTCACCTACAGACTCCACAAGGACGACGCCGGCTCGTGGGCTGCAGAGGTGACACACTTCTACTTCCTGCCTCCATGAACATAAAACTCCCAAAAAACCTTgagcggagcagcagagccgccGCGCATCTGTCCCGCTTTGGCTGCCGTTTATTGGTTTAGAAGTTCTTTTTGGCACCAGCGTGATTCAACACGCTGTGAATTTGAggcaaacacacttttttctttttttttttttttcctgagcagTGACAGCACTGAGAAATAGGtacatttcttttcctttagcAATAACACCCTGCGAGATAGTTCCACCGCCGCTACCACCTCAAATTTAAGATGCCACAGCATCAGCATATACTCCAGAGATGGGAAACGCAGAATTGCCTCTGACAGCATTTCTGATGGGATATGTAATTGAGCGCTGAGGGTTGGCAAACACCCAGAGACGGGGATGTATAGAGACATCTGACGGCTGTGTCTCTCTGCCTGACGACTGGAGCTGTTGTAACGACATTTCACCCCGCTTCGCTCTCACCGAGCGCAGCAGATACACGGCGAGCTCGAATTACACGGATTCCACTACAAGCTCAATAATGGTTTACATTATTCATACGCCATATCAATCACTGTAATGAAATATTCGCGGGAACGCAGGTAACACTTCGTGGCCAGAGACGGGAGCATCCGCGGGCCGGGAGGCTGGATCCGTGTCTGATGAAATCGTTTTGAAGAAACGTTCCTCCCCCGTGTTGATTGATTGCTCAGAGCGAGAGGACGTAATGCCTTTCCAGAAGCCTGACTTGACAAAATCATCCCGGTTTAGAGGAATCGTCTGTTGAAGTGAGCAGACAGATGTGCGTCTGAGAATAACgcacagttgaaaaaaaaaatcagaggaggacttttaaaaacaaatgattcCTTCTGGAAATGATCTCTGTGTTATTGGAGATTTTCTGCTGTCACCAGTGAAGCTGTTGAGATAATGGGACTCTTCAAGCATCTCAGATGTCAAACAATAAATCCCCTCAGAAatgcttctttttaaaaactgacGAACAAAATAatagaagaagaggaggaggaggaggagatgcttTTTGAGTTAATTGCATTCTGGATTTTCCAAGTTTAGCTTCCAAGCCTCCTGTGTGCATCTTCAGTGTGTTTATATCTAATTTTACCTGCAACCTGTTTATTAATTAATGCCGTTTTATTGACTGTTACATAACTCCAGTGTGCTCGATGGAGTGGATGTTTAAACCGACACGAAGCTCGCTCCATCTTCCTCTTTCAGCCCGTTTCTATAAGCTGAAACTGAGAGTAGGCTCGTAGGAGGCCCGGCTCCGTCCTCTTcatttcctcctgcaggtttGATGAGGGAATAAAAGCAGAGCCACTCTGAACTCTgtctcacttcttcttcttcttcttcttcttctcctcctctgctgtgtctcAGACCACTCCCGGCGTGGCCAAGCGGTATTTCCGCAACGTCAAGAACTTGATAGCCGCGTTCCAGAAGCCGGACCAAGGCCTGGCCATGCCTCTGCTGTACCCGGTCACCGCCCAGAGCCGGGCGCCCCCGCATGCGCCCGGCTACGGCCTGCCGCCGACACACGGCGACCCTGGCGCCATCTTACCGCAGAGGATCCCACAAGTTCCCATGAGAcacaaaaagaagcagaagaagggGGCGCAGAAGGCTTTTGGTTAGCCCTCTGTCCCAAAGGAGCCGTTCTGGGACCCAGAGATCAGCTGTAAGATGATCATCACCTGTCTAACGCTGAATacacaacaaacactgtcaGAAACTGCTGGGTTTCCTTCCTGGGACGGTTTGAGGCAGACAGAGCTCTGCAGGCCAGAACACctcaggagagctgctgctccggACTCACTCATATCAGACCCGTTCATCACATTTGACCGTTTTCGTTCTGAAAATGCTTCAATTTTAAGGAGAAAAtccctcctgctgtgaggcatACCCCACCTCAAGACGAAGAGCCGATCTCTTCTCCGGTCAGTGTTCTTAATGTTAAGGTTGAGAGCTTTGCTGTACataaacaatcacacacacacacacacacacaccaaaaaatgtGAAGATACAAGGAAATCAGCACTGTTGATGATAAATAAGTGTTGACGTTGAATTAAACTCTTTATTTTCAAAAGAgacgtttcttttcttttggatgCTTGTTTgacatcagctgcaggacgaggaACCTCACAGGAAGAATTCATGAATTCATTCCGTATTTTTGTGCCGATTTTCATTCATCCAGGCGGAAAACAGCTTAAAACAAATCAGTCAGGCCAGCTGGACGTGGTCACATGACTTGGAAGAGGTTTCAACCCATATTCAACTGGCTTATCGGATTACTTCATtagtttttgtgatgaaaccattCGCGAACAAGTGCCACTGATTCTGAACTGTTCAGCGGCCAGGTGCCAGGAGAAcacggactgggagtcacgacactgTGCTTACTGTCCACCTGTTCCGCACAACTGCTTACGTTTTGTCCCGTTCACACAAAGACTGAGTTGGcgttttctgtggttttaagTACGGCTGTGGTGTAAAtggtttttcacttgaaaacattgtgtcaACAGACACAGGAAGCTTAACTCCTCAGGTCTGGACTCGGCTGGATATTCACAGCTTAAAAAAAGTCCTTTGAAAATAGCAGTGTGTGATCTGGACAGTGAAGACTGCCGGCTCGAGAGAGGAATTAAAATAGGAGAACCGTGAaaagcaagcaaaaaaaaaaaaaaacctttgttttaaATATCTCTCCTACATTTAGgacgtggttttttttttcctctctgcccttaattcagctttaaaacGGCCATAATGAAGGTTGTTAAAACAGCCCAGTGCTCCATCATCTTAAGAAACCCCAGGCTGTTAACACACCGCTGAAGTGTGTAAAAACTCAGGCTGCTGCCATTTAGTGAGCCTCAATAAGGATCTGAActtctttcaaaatgtaaaagtcTGTGCTTATTTTGTCACGCATATTTTTGTGAAAGCGACACGGAGCCTGAAGGTGGCACGAGCCTGCGTCAGGGACAAACCCTTTCAGTCAGGGAAACATCCTGCCTTCGCACCAAGGCTGCAACCGCcaagcaaaatgtcatttcttTCCCTGTTTGCTTAATTCAAGTAGCAGTGACTGAGATCTACACATCTTCCCACTCTGtctcttctgtcttcatttcTGCGCGTGCAGCGAGAGAGCCGAGGCCGTAACTTTTAAGGGACGCGACGAGAAACTCTCAGCCGCCGAGACATTAATATCCATTACTGCATACATAATTTGACAACAAATATTGTGCTCTCTCTTCTCGATGCGATTGAGTTGTGTGAATGGCGAATGAAAATAAACGATATGGAATGAAATAAACTCTTTTTTGAATGAGGTCAGGCgcgaacacgcacacacacacacgcacacacgcacacacacacacgaacgggCCTCCGGTTGACACataatgcaggaaaaaaattcaatttgacGTATTGAAGTAGTGATTTCCATGGAGAGAATGCTGACtgctgggagagagagggagattgACATTACCTCGTAAAAAAGAGACAGACTTTCAAAAAGAGGAGCAAAGGAGAGTcatacagagagaagagagagcgagagagagagagagagagagagattgacattactttataaaaaaaaattagagaCAGAAGAAAGTGTGAGGGAGAAAGAGATTGACATTACCAGATAAAATGAGAGAGATATAGAAAGAGCagaagagagagtgagagaaagataGACATTAGCTAATAAAAAGAGAGCAGGAAGGGGAGAATGGCATTATgtgatagagagagaaaaaaaagggagggaaagaaaCGGTACCTCATAAAAGAACGAGACCTACAGAAAGAGAGATTGACATTACCTTATAAAAAATGAAAGACCTACAGAGAGTGAAACTGACACTGCTTCatattaaaaagagagagagagagagagcgaaagagCGAAAGAGAAGGAACTaaagagacggaggagaagaaagaggatgATGTtatgaagaagagaaagaaaaagaacaaaagagagagagaggaagaggaaaaaactgACATCTTAAAAGCCAGCGAGGCatacagaggaagagagactgACGTTACCTTATAAAGAACGAGAGAagcagaaagagaggaggaaaagagagggaggaaagagaaagactgacattaccttgaaaaaaaaacccagaagcacagagaaagagaagtgAGAAAAGATGGAGAGAGTGACACCAGCTTGTAAAAAGAGGGAGAGATAAAGGAGTGATGCAGAAAGaagcgagagagaggagagaatgaCGGCACCTCAAAAACAGAtagattatgaaaaaaaaagaggaatgatgagagggagagcgagaatCCATTCAGCGCAGACAATTCTTCATTGCAGCGGTCTCCTAGCAACCGGACCCTCCATCTCCTCACCATGGAGATGAGGTTGGACAGTATCTAGTGGAGCATATGGCTGGAGAAGGGAAGGTGCATCGCGGCCCATCAGCCGAGCGCGAGCCGGGGAGCGTGCATCACCTGCTCGCAGTCGCAGCATATGCATTGTGCGTCTCCGTCACCGGCGGCCCgcgagacacacacaaacaattaaTGGCGGGCAGATGGCGGCAtgacggcggggggggggggggggggggggggggggggggggggggggggggaggcggagcGGGGAGGAGGTGGATAGTAGTAGCtccatttttgttgttgttgttttttttaatttaataaaaaagggaaaaacaaacttctttactttcttttttaacttttttttttctgtctttgtgggGAGAGGCTTGGAAGTGGTTCACATGTAGTCTGATTGGCATTTCCTAATGAGAGGAGACAAGCTGGAGAGAACGGCACAGCCAACTCCAGGTCCTGCCCCTTCTGCACTCACCACCCACTCGCTGAGCCTCAGctgtcacatttctttttccCGTCCTctgtgcgccccccccccccctcctcctcctcctcctcctccttcttcttctctctctctcttccgaCAGACGCAGGTTTCTCATGCATATCTCGGTTTGAGCCGTAATGATGGGTGATAATGACAGCACAGATTTGAAAGTTACAAACTCCCAGAAACAAGAACAAAGCGAGCACAACAAACGCACGGAGGCAAAGAGGCTGCCGAgcgagaggaggcaggagggaggcagggagcagacggggggggaggaggaggagggggggggataaTAAGCAGTGACGCCGATAAAATCCCAAAGAGCGATGGGGTAATTCACACATAATAACTTTAATCAGCATTGTAACCCAATAAAGTCAGATTTTTCAGCGAGAATATTTACTATAGCCATGTATAATTCTTTGCAAAAAATGTAACTGTTTTTCTATTGATTAACAATACTGACACTTATGAACAACAGAATTTTCCAGTTGAGcactttttttcagtgtgaaagcACTGGCTATGTACATTCTTGATTTTTAGTATACACACTCATACAAACTACT harbors:
- the LOC115396160 gene encoding SH2 domain-containing protein 1A-like; amino-acid sequence: MENLSVYHGPIGKQEGERRLAQDGREGSYLVRDSDSVPGVFCLCVLSNGYVFTYRLHKDDAGSWAAETTPGVAKRYFRNVKNLIAAFQKPDQGLAMPLLYPVTAQSRAPPHAPGYGLPPTHGDPGAILPQRIPQVPMRHKKKQKKGAQKAFG